TAATGCTGCTCGCGGCATCGCATCCTGACGTCTTCGTATCCGCGTTGCGTCGACGCCGCGTCATGTGGTGGTCGCCGCGAACCACAGTCGCTGTCATCCTCCGCGAGATCGCTGACCCCAAAACAGCGGACCTCGTATGTGGCTATCTCAGAGACCGCAACTGGCTCGCTCGTCTTCACGCCGTACGAGCCCTCGACCGCATGGGCGGCGAGGACGCGCATCGTTGTATTGAGAAGGCGCTTCGCGACCGGGAACCGTACGTACGTATGGTCGCGATCCAAGCGATCAGTCGGTGGGATCGTGGGCGAGCGAAGGCGCTCTACAAACAGGCGCTTCACCCCGCTCGCGGCAAGGCGCTTCCGCCGCACGTCAAACGCGAAGCAGAGGCCGATCTCGAAGATCTTGAAGCCGGGCGAGTCATACCGGTCACCCGCCCATGGCGGGTAGGGCCGTTCTAAGGCAGTCATCGCCCCCGCAAACTCGGCGCAAGAATCTTCGAGTTTGATGTGAGTTTGCCTCTTTACTGTTGCCAAGCTGCCGATCGTGTTACATGATCAGTTACAGTTTCGGTTTCAGTAGAGGAGGGTCGTGGCTCCCAGTTCTACGCCACCCTTTGCCAACGCGCCGCTCGTCCTGACGGCTGCAGAGGTCAGATTTCCTGAGGTGGACGACATCAGTCGTCGTGTCGAGCCTGTTCGAGAGTTGGTGCGCTTGTTGCTACCAATTCGCGAACTGATGCCGACGAACAACGTCCAGATCGGACCCGACGGCATCCCGTCCGTAACGCAAACCGTCACTCCGCGGTTCGTGAACCGGGATCACACAACTGCGATGACCGTCAATCCCCAGGCGATAGTGGTCGAAACCACTGCGTACGACGGATACACAGAGTTCCGACGGTTGCTCGAAGTCTGCTTCGAGGCTGCGGCGGCAGCTCTGTCGCCCGACGGCGTTAGCCGCATCGGTCTGCGGTACATCGACGAGATTCGAGTGCCCTCAGTTTCGGAACTACCGGGCGATTGGTCCGGGTGGATCGATGAGAGATTTATCGCGTCGGTCGATCGTTCGCTTCTTGAGGAGACCCACTTGAGGCCAAAAGCGTGGCAGGGAGTTGTGCAATACGAGACCGCGCCGGACTCAACGCTCGTGGTTCGCTACGGACCAGCGCAAGGTTTCGCGGTGCTGCCTGCAGCGCCGACGCGGCGGCTAAATCCCGCCGAGCCCGGACCCTATTTCCTGCTCGATACCGACAGCTTCTGGGAGCCGTCGCTTCAAACGCCTGAGTTCGACGCCGCTGGCGTGCTGTCCCGTTGCGACGATCTGCATACGCCGACGCGCAAGATCTTTGACGCCATTACAACTGAGAGACTTCGGACCGACGTGTTTGAAAAGGAGCGTGCGTAATGGTCGCAGTGCAGCGTCCAGCGAGTAGCCCAACCGGTGCCGGCACGGTCGGTACTGCAGCGTCGACTGCCGTTGACACGGAGACACGCACTCAGACCGTCTCACGTCTGGCGGACGATGTGGCCGTGGGTCGCATGGAGTCCGAAATGATTCTGAGGTCCTCGCGTGATCTCGTGCAGCGATGGGATCAGTTGCATGTGGACACGGCAACGATTCTCCACCGGCAGGCGACCGCGCATCGCATGAAGCAGCCAATGGTCGACCTACTCGCTGAAATCTCCGATCTTGGGTTCCCGTGGAGCGAGTTTGCGCGCGTCGTTGGCGTATCCGTTCCCGCACTGCGTAAATGGCGGCTCGGTGCGGATGCTTCACCCGAGAACCACACACGAGTCGCAGAGGTCGTCGCCTTTTGCGACGTGCTCGCCGATCGCCATCCAGGCATTGCCGACATCGTCGGCTGGTTGTCGATGCCCCTGGTAGCGGGTAGTCGCTGCCCTGTCACCGGCATGGACCTTCTCAGCGAACGTCGGTTAGATCTGCTATTTCGGCACGCTGAACCGAACAACGACCCGCATACAACTCTCGACTTGCACGACCCCGATTGGCGGAGTCGGTACGACGATCCGTTCGAGGTCGTCGTTGCGGATGACGGGTTGCCGTCAGTCCGAATGCGACATGACCGATGAAGCCCTAGAGACCGAGCCAAATCCTGAGCTTTTAGCCGCGCCGTCCTCCGACGAGCAGATCTACCTCGCGCGCGGCGCGGACGTGCCGACTACTCGGCCGAGGATGACCGGCGACGTCCTAAAAGGCATCTCGCCCGCTGGGTTAAGTGCTGAGTACGTCATCGTCCTGACCCATCCGTGTTCCATGCGAAGTAACGGGGTCGACCTAGCCGAACGCATCGTTGTGGCTGGTGTTGAACCGCACCAGTACGTCGGCCACAACAAATGGACCGGCTACGGCAAGGTCATGCCTCTACCCGCTCTCGTCGCGGGCGCTCACTACGCCGCGTACTTTGAACAGATCGGTGTCGTGAGTGGTGACGCTGTTGTGGCGAGTGAACGCGTCGCTTGTCTTAGTGACGAAGGAACCAACCTTCTGCAACAACGTTTCATCCATAACCTCACTCGGTTCGTGGTTCCGACCTATCGCCTCCACGAAGCGTGTCGGTCCGCCTTCCGCGAGGTCGATTTGCTCGAGGAATGGTTAGAAGCTGCTGCGGGTGCGAAAGCCGACATGGGAAGTTCCGGCCACGAGTTTCACGAGTGGATTCGTGAAACCGATGGGTCGTCGCCCTCACGGCAAGACCGGCTAAAGGATCCTCAACAAGAAGGAGCAATTCAGCGCGAGTTGCGCCAGCTCGCTCGCGCACGCTTCAACCTGTAGATCGCTTCCTGCCTCGTTTCTTCGCCCAGACAACGATCTGAGATCGCAGCCACAGTCGCGGCCGACCGGCCCCGAGGTCCACCACTGGCCGAGGCATGTCTGGATACCGCGCTTGATAGACGCTCACCGAGGTTCGCTGCGCAAGCCCAAGGAGCTCTGCGACTCCCTGAGCGTCGATCAGATCCTCCGTGTTGACCTCTGGCGTCACAGCCGGAGATTCTTCTTGGTGTTGACACCCGAATACAACAACCTGTATACAGGTGTCAACATCAAACACTCAAAGGTCGTGATCGTGCGCCAACGCGTCAGGACCTCACCCGGTACCTAACAGGAGGACCGCATGACTCAGATTCCGCAGCAGGCCGTGCTCGGCATTGCTTGCGTTCGCCAGGCTCGCATCGGCAGTCGACACCTTCCTCGCGACGCATCCCGACCGCGTTACAGATGAGCTCCGTCTGGCGCATGACGCGTTCCTCAAGGCGATGGACGCAGCTGCGCCGACTCACGCGGCGACGTGCGCGCGTTGCCATGCTCCGATCCTTCTGATCGGTAGCCGTTGGCTCCATTCGGACTCGTCGCGCGGCTGCCGCGCAGCGAGTTTTCAGTCAGACATGGGATGGAACGACGACCTCGATCGTCGATGGAAGGCGACACCGCAAAAGGGGACCGTGAGTCCCGTAACAGACGGCGGCTGAACGTCGCAGTGAACAAAAAGGCGGTCCCGGCGGTGCGCCAACACCCCGGGACCTGGCCAGCACCTAACAGGAGGTTCTGACATGACCAATCGTAGTTTTGACGCGCGCGCCGACGAACGGCGTGAAGCACTCGGCCGTGCAATACGGAAATACCGGGGGGATCGCAAACAGAGTGAGTTGGGGGCCCTCCTGGGTGTCCCGCAGACGACCATCAGTCGCTGGGAGGTCGGACTTGTCGATCTCGGTGTCGAACAAGTTCGCGGCCTTGAGCGCGCCCTCGATCTGCC
This genomic window from Acidimicrobiales bacterium contains:
- a CDS encoding TIGR04255 family protein; protein product: MAPSSTPPFANAPLVLTAAEVRFPEVDDISRRVEPVRELVRLLLPIRELMPTNNVQIGPDGIPSVTQTVTPRFVNRDHTTAMTVNPQAIVVETTAYDGYTEFRRLLEVCFEAAAAALSPDGVSRIGLRYIDEIRVPSVSELPGDWSGWIDERFIASVDRSLLEETHLRPKAWQGVVQYETAPDSTLVVRYGPAQGFAVLPAAPTRRLNPAEPGPYFLLDTDSFWEPSLQTPEFDAAGVLSRCDDLHTPTRKIFDAITTERLRTDVFEKERA
- a CDS encoding HEAT repeat domain-containing protein encodes the protein MLLAASHPDVFVSALRRRRVMWWSPRTTVAVILREIADPKTADLVCGYLRDRNWLARLHAVRALDRMGGEDAHRCIEKALRDREPYVRMVAIQAISRWDRGRAKALYKQALHPARGKALPPHVKREAEADLEDLEAGRVIPVTRPWRVGPF